The region CGAAACGCCTGGCGGATCGTGCCCGCGCCGAACACGACCGGCTCGACAGCGAGTTGGCCGCCGCGGACCTGCGGATCGACGACGCCGAGCGGGCCGTGACCGACCAGGGTGAGTCGTTGCTCCACCTGACCCGGCAGTATCTGGCCAACCTGGTCGAGTTGCCGGTCACGGACGCGGATCTGACGCTGTCCCAACTGGAGGACTGGGTTTCCGGCCTGACCGGCGAGAACCCGGCGGCCCGCGAGATCGGGCGGGCCGGACGGTCGGCCACCGAGACGATCGCCCGCCTCGACGCCGCGCTGGAGACCGACCAGCGGCGTGCGGAGGAACGGCTGGCCGAAATCGAGACCGACCTGCGACGGCTCGCCGAGGGTGTGCACCGCCCGCCGCCGTGCCCGCCGACCCGAGACCCGGAGGTCCGCGTCGACCGGGCCGGCGCACCGCTGTGGCGGGTGGTCGACTTCGCCCCCGAGGTTCCCGACCCGCAGCGGGCCGGAGTCGAGGCGGCGCTGGAAGCCGCCGGGGTGCTGGACGCCTGGCTGGATCCGGACGGGGCGTTACGCGACCTCGTCACCGGCGACACGCTGCTGCGTACGCCGGAGAACCCGCCGGTGTCACCTCCCGGCGACGGCGTACCGGCGAATCTCGGCACCATCCTGCGGCCCGCCATCGACCGGGCCGACCCGTACGCGGCCACCCTGTCCGACCGAACGGTAGCCACCCTGCTCGCCACGATCGGCCTCGGCGCCGCCTCCGGCGCGGCGACCTGGGTCGACCCGGACGGCACGTTCGGAATCGGCGTGGTCACCGGACGCTGGGGCAAGCCCGAGGCCGAACACATCGGCGACGGCGCCCGCGAAGCGGCTCGGCGGGCCCGGATGGAGCGTCTGCGGGGCGAGGCCGAGCACCTGACCGAGAGTCTGGCGGAGCTGGTCGTACAGCGCTCGGCCCTGGGCAGCCGGCGGCAGCGGCTGACCGAGGAGGTCGACGCCCTCCCCTCCGACCAGCCGCTACGTGAGGCGCACACCCTCCTGCGCGGCGCCCATCGGGCACGGCGGGACACGGTCGGCAAGCGGGAGGAGGCCGGCGCCGAACTGCGCCGTACCGAGGGTGTGGCGGCGACCGCGCTCGCCGAAGCGACCGACTTCGCCAGCGACGTGGGGCTGCCCTACGACCCGGCGGAGTTGGCCACGGTGGGTGAGGGGTTCCAGGCGTACCGGATAGCGCTCGCCGCGTGGTGGCCGGCGCTGACCGGCGTACGGGCGGCGGCCGGCCGACGGGACGAGGCCCAGCGGGCCTACGGGGAACGACTCGACCGGCTCGAACCGGCCGCGATCGAGGCGGCCGAGGCACGCGAACACGCCGCGACCGCCCGGGTCGAGTTCGAGACGCTCGACGCGACCGCCGGCGCCTCCGTCGCGGAGCTGGAACGGCGCATCGGCGAGGTGACCGCCGCCCTGGCCGAATGCGACCGCGCCCGCCGCACCACCCGCGAGCGGGAAGGAACCGCCCGGGACGCCCGGGGAAGGGCCGACGGGGAACGCGGCCGGCTGGAACGGGAACTCGAAGACGCCTCCGCTGCCCGCGACGGCGCGGTCGCCACCCTGCGGTCCTTCGCCGGCACCGGCCTGATCGGCCTGGCCTGCCCGGAGCAGGAGATCCCCGATCCGGGGCAGCAGTGGACGGTGACGCCCGCCGTGACCGTCGCCCGGGGACTCGACCGCCTGCTCGCCGAGGTGGACGACGGTGATCGGCGCTGGGAGCGGCTCCAGCAGCAGGTGAGCGTCGACCTGAAGGCCCTCACCGACGGTCTGTCCAAGCATGGCCATCAGGTCGTGCCGACCGTACGCGAGGACACGATGGTCGTCGACGTGACCTTCCAGGGGCACACCCGGACGGTCGCCGAACTCGCGGAGGCGCTGGTGGTCGAGGTCGAGGAGCGGCAACGGGTGCTCTCCGCCCACGAACGGGAGGTGCTGGAAACCCACCTCGTCAACGAGGTGGCCGGCGCGCTCCAGGAACTGATCGGCACCGCCGAACGCCAGGTGGACGACATGAACCGCGAGTTGGAGGCACGCCCCACCTCCACCGGCATGCGGCTGCGGCTGCTGTGGCGGCCGACCAGGGACGCCCCGGCCGGGCTCGCCGAACTGCGCGGTCGACAGTTGCGGCAGAGCACCGACGTGTGGAACGACGAGGACCGCCGTACCGTCGGTGCCTTTCTCTCCGCGCAGATCAGTCGGGAACGGCAGCGCGACGACGCGTCCACCTGGACCGAGCAACTCACCCGGGCACTGGACTACCGGGCGTGGCACGAATTCGCCATCCAGCGATATCAGGACGGGCAGTGGCGACCGGCCACCGGTCCCGCGTCCGGCGGCGAACGGGTGCTGGCGGCCAGCGTCCCGCTGTTCGCCGCCGCCTCCTCCTACTACGGCTCGGCCGGGAACCCGTACGCGCCGCGCCTCATCGCGCTCGACGAGGCGTTCGCCGGGGTGGACGACGACTCGCGGGCGAAGTGTCTGGGACTGCTCGCCACCTTCGATCTCGACGTCGTGATGACCAGCGAACGCGAGTGGGGTTGCTACCCGCAGGTGCCCGGCCTGGGGATCGCCCAACTGGTACGGCACGACGGTATCGACGGTGTCCTGGTCACCCCGTGGCGCTGGGACGGGAGCGAGCGACTTCGGCTGCCCCGTACCGAGTGGCACCTGCCCGGTCAGCGGGAACCCGCGCCGGTCGACGTACCGGACGGGAGCGCCGCGAGCGGTCCCCAACCAGCGTTGTGGGACGCCGGGTGACCGATCCGGATCGGCTGCGGCGTCAGCTCGGCGGCCCCGACACCGATCGGCTGGTCCAACGCGTACGCCAGCGCATCGCCCGTGGTCAGCCGGTCTCCGGGGTGCTCATCCTGGCCGACCCGACGCAGGGCGAACGACACGCGGTCGAACGGCTGCTGGGACGGCGACCGGGTCGCGGAACCTCACTGACGATCAACCTCGACGATCTCGATCGGGTGGTACGGCGCAGCGGCATGCATCCGGACGGTCTCGCCGCGGCCGTCGGGATGCTGACCGGTCCGGTCACGGTGCTCGCCGACGCCAGGGCGGCCGAGGTGGCGGCCTGGCGGGCGGCGGCCGCCCCGTTCGACCTGCTCGGCGTGCGGCGGGGCGAACTGGCGGACTGGTGCGCGGACGCCGGCACCGGCATCCTGCTGCGCCGTCTCGGCGAGACCCCGATCGCCGCCGGCCGGCTCGCCGACGCGGCGGTCGCGGTGCTCGACGCGCTGCCCGGCGACGGCGTACCGCTGGCGAGGCTCGCCGTACGAGCCGTCGGGGACGCGCACGCCCTCGACGTCGGTCGTCCGCTCGCGACACTCGTCCTGTCGGCCGTCCGGGCCGCGTGGTGGCATGGTGGGATCGAGCCGTCCGGGCCGGCGGAGCAGCGTCGCGCGTTCTGGGACGCGGCCGGCGTCCTCGTCGACGAGCTGTCGTCGACCGTGCTCGTGCTCAACCTGCCCACCGCGCCCGGCAGTACGCTGCACGATCTCACCCTTCCCGCCGGCGAACTCGGTGAGCCGGCGGTGCTCACCCTGCGACAGGTCTGCCGCCAGCCGCCACGCTTCCGGCCGGCGGAGGTCTACGTCTGCGAGAATCCGACCGTCCTCGCCTCGGCGGCGGACGACCTCGGCCCGGCCTGCCCGCCCCTGGTCTGTGTCAACGGCCAGCCGAGTACGGCCGCTATCCGGCTGCTGACGGCGCTCGCCGCGGACGGGGCGCGGTTGCGGTACCACGGCGATTTCGACTGGGGTGGCGTCCGGATCGCGAACCTGCTCCGGTCCAGGGTGCCGTGGCACCCGTGGCGGTACGACGTCGCCGCCTACCTGGACGCCGCGTCCCGCGCCGTGCCGTCGCCGCTGCGCGGCCGGCCGGTCGACGCGGCCTGGGATGCCGGGCTGACCGAGAACATGCGGCTGCACGGGGTACGGATCGAGGAGGAACTCGTGCTGGACGAGCTGCTGTCGGATCTGCGCCGGGCCACGCCACCGCCCGGCCGGCGCTGACCGGCCCCACCCCGCCCCGCGACGGCTGCTCCGGCACATGGCCTGGACGCGCAGCCAGTGATAGTCTCCGGCGAGTTCCCGCTGCGCAGTCGACCCATCACCCACGGCAACCGCCACCCGGCGCCGGCCGTGGCGCGGGTGACCGTTCCCCGCCGGAAGAAGGAGTGCCGAGTGCCGCCCTCAGCGTCACGGCTTTTCGCCCAGATAACGACGTCGGAGCGGCCCACCGGCAACAAAGTGATCATGCGGCGGGCGGTGGTGCTGGGCGGGAGCGTGGCCGGACTGATGGC is a window of Micromonospora sp. NBC_01699 DNA encoding:
- a CDS encoding TIGR02679 family protein; amino-acid sequence: MTDPDRLRRQLGGPDTDRLVQRVRQRIARGQPVSGVLILADPTQGERHAVERLLGRRPGRGTSLTINLDDLDRVVRRSGMHPDGLAAAVGMLTGPVTVLADARAAEVAAWRAAAAPFDLLGVRRGELADWCADAGTGILLRRLGETPIAAGRLADAAVAVLDALPGDGVPLARLAVRAVGDAHALDVGRPLATLVLSAVRAAWWHGGIEPSGPAEQRRAFWDAAGVLVDELSSTVLVLNLPTAPGSTLHDLTLPAGELGEPAVLTLRQVCRQPPRFRPAEVYVCENPTVLASAADDLGPACPPLVCVNGQPSTAAIRLLTALAADGARLRYHGDFDWGGVRIANLLRSRVPWHPWRYDVAAYLDAASRAVPSPLRGRPVDAAWDAGLTENMRLHGVRIEEELVLDELLSDLRRATPPPGRR
- a CDS encoding TIGR02680 family protein gives rise to the protein MTTSGVLPLPERERWQPLRAGLVDLFYYDYEEFHFHGGSLLLRGNNGTGKSKVLALTLPFLLDGELAPYRVEPDGDPHKRMEWNLLLGGRYPHSERLGYTWLEFGRRDADGTPHFLTIGCGLKAVAGRGIARHWFFVSSERIGERLTLLTPTGTALTRERLRDSIGPSGMVYDRAVDYRRAIDEALFGLGDRYDALISLLIKLRQPQLSKRPDEKSLSRALGDALPPLDGNLVTQVAEAFRSLDDERATLHELAETKHAADDFLSRYRQYARVATKRKAALLRQQHSRYEHLGRDLIETQRAYAQADEQMRAAQARLDELDHDTTALTTQKQALAESPEARTAQHLHQLRETAAQRTRFAERQAERLRDIESDVARNRRALDNAVEELRRTTDAEADVRSQVDEAADAARLVQQHQRRVVAVLSEGTDRARQGAAELVESRNGALRTLVGLRSAADAAKRLADRARAEHDRLDSELAAADLRIDDAERAVTDQGESLLHLTRQYLANLVELPVTDADLTLSQLEDWVSGLTGENPAAREIGRAGRSATETIARLDAALETDQRRAEERLAEIETDLRRLAEGVHRPPPCPPTRDPEVRVDRAGAPLWRVVDFAPEVPDPQRAGVEAALEAAGVLDAWLDPDGALRDLVTGDTLLRTPENPPVSPPGDGVPANLGTILRPAIDRADPYAATLSDRTVATLLATIGLGAASGAATWVDPDGTFGIGVVTGRWGKPEAEHIGDGAREAARRARMERLRGEAEHLTESLAELVVQRSALGSRRQRLTEEVDALPSDQPLREAHTLLRGAHRARRDTVGKREEAGAELRRTEGVAATALAEATDFASDVGLPYDPAELATVGEGFQAYRIALAAWWPALTGVRAAAGRRDEAQRAYGERLDRLEPAAIEAAEAREHAATARVEFETLDATAGASVAELERRIGEVTAALAECDRARRTTREREGTARDARGRADGERGRLERELEDASAARDGAVATLRSFAGTGLIGLACPEQEIPDPGQQWTVTPAVTVARGLDRLLAEVDDGDRRWERLQQQVSVDLKALTDGLSKHGHQVVPTVREDTMVVDVTFQGHTRTVAELAEALVVEVEERQRVLSAHEREVLETHLVNEVAGALQELIGTAERQVDDMNRELEARPTSTGMRLRLLWRPTRDAPAGLAELRGRQLRQSTDVWNDEDRRTVGAFLSAQISRERQRDDASTWTEQLTRALDYRAWHEFAIQRYQDGQWRPATGPASGGERVLAASVPLFAAASSYYGSAGNPYAPRLIALDEAFAGVDDDSRAKCLGLLATFDLDVVMTSEREWGCYPQVPGLGIAQLVRHDGIDGVLVTPWRWDGSERLRLPRTEWHLPGQREPAPVDVPDGSAASGPQPALWDAG